The proteins below come from a single Plodia interpunctella isolate USDA-ARS_2022_Savannah chromosome 21, ilPloInte3.2, whole genome shotgun sequence genomic window:
- the LOC135309940 gene encoding uncharacterized protein LOC135309940, which produces MGVTFLQANLNHSARAQDLLLQSMAEWDLDVAVVAEPYAVPSLPHWAGDLDDLVAIVARPGAAPPLAIKKRGNGFVVAVRGEYAIIGVYFSPNRDLPALERFLDALGPEIRRLAPLKVFVAGDFNAKSTAWGNPATEPKGRKVSVGP; this is translated from the exons ATGGGGGTCACCTTCCTCCAGGCCAACCTCAACCACTCCGCTAGGGCGCAGGATCTCCTCCTGCAATCCATGGCGGAGTGGGATTTGGATGTCGCGGTGGTCGCGGAGCCGTACGCGGTTCCCTCCCTGCCCCACTGGGCGGGGGATCTGGATGACCTCGTGGCCATCGTGGCTAGGCCTGGTGCCGCCCCTCCCCTCGCGATTAAGAAGAGAGGGAACGGCTTTGTGgtggcggttcggggagagtacgccataattggtgtttacttctccccgaaccgggatTTGCCGGCCCTGGAGCGGTTCTTGGATGCCCTGGGGCCGGAGATAAGGCGGTTAGCGCCCCTAAAGGTCTTCGTGGCCGGtgacttcaacgccaaatcaacggcgtgggggaacccggccacggagcccaaggggcgaaag gtgtcggtgggcccctga
- the LOC135309936 gene encoding uncharacterized protein LOC135309936, translated as MRRWEADLARATYGVRTVEALRQVLERWMLRRRKPLTFRMTQVLTGHGCFGEYLHRVAQRETEPVCHDCGEARDTAQHVLEQCPRWSRQRHDLVAVLGGVDLSLPSVVNAMLGSDGAWAAVASFCETVMSQREAEERNREDHPLAEPIRRRRTGVRRRRYLARLQAPP; from the coding sequence atgcggaggtgggaggcagacctggcgcgggcaacgtacggtgtacgcacagtggaggccctgcgccaggtcctggagagatggatgttgaggcggcgcaagcctctcaccttccgcatgacgcaggtgctcaccgggcatggctgcttcggtgagtacttgcaccgcgtggcccagcgggagaccgagccggtctgccacgattgtggcgaggctcgggacactgctcaacatgttctagagcagtgtcccaggtggagtcggcagcgccacgatctggtggcagtgctcggtggagtggatctgtcgctcccgagtgtcgtcaatgcgatgctcgggagtgacggagcctgggcggcagtggcctccttctgtgagactgttatgtcacagagggaggccgaggaaaggaaccgcgaggaccaccccctcgcggagccgatccgcagaaggcggacgggggtgcgacgcaggcgctaccttgcgcgcctgcaggcgcccccctaa
- the LOC128679491 gene encoding uncharacterized protein LOC128679491: MGRNVAKSSRGRSLTPRGKRSTGGVNEDVGEKTISRSESLYFSDGDSDGSIDLPEIKMGGEKRGQAPKRKASEDVEEAERASNKLSSVTRGRAARRGSYSGTAEARERLRDLSADYAQFERELERAGTSSYLKGTEQTSKRCLVDEHLEVVRAAAQRVLAEAGKSGNLKGTAWRAMNEACHDIIVAAGKIEAQCEESEAVRILRADNKRMREQLSLLQQETKALRTAFAERVTPAPTEAQTAANAPSLEDIRGLLSEWKESFERNMFLKLGGMVNDRLKEAEKRGILAPEPIVRPPLAADAKRKEAETLASKTGRNYAGAVAGATLMPPARPGPAPKAVAGKKQPKQGTVQAQVPIETPAEVPPPHEGEQGWAEVVRRGKKKGNKPSPSAQQEPTPVKAPKASAQPPKKVKFTAPKTSAVVVTLKPESKLDYRTVISRATTIDLSSIGVDHVSAVRGTATGARIIEIPGADSGAAADSLAEKLREVIGTEAEVTRPFKAAQIRVSGLDEGVTPEALKEATARAGKCPPGQVRVGNIRIAPDMTAAVIITCPVAAANALIDEGRLLVGWTAAKVRGLEALPMRCYRCMGIGHTRALCPSPVDRSELCHRCGKSGHTSSECGASEPWCAVCYAHKLAAKHTMGGPSCNPPRMRGKLAPPKRGASEGTTMEH, from the coding sequence ATGGGTAGGAACGTGGCCAAATCTTCGAGGGGAAGATCTCTGACCCCAAGGGGGAAGAGATCAACCGGGGGGGTTAATGAGGACGTGGGTGAGAAGACGATCAGCCGGTCGGAGTCGCTGTACTTCTCGGACGGCGACTCGGACGGGTCAATCGATCTTCCGGAGATCAAGATGGGCGGGGAGAAGCGGGGTCAAGCCCCAAAAAGGAAAGCTTCGGAGGATGTTGAGGAGGCCGAAAGGGCTTCCAACAAGCTTTCCTCCGTCACGAGGGGCCGGGCTGCTCGTCGGGGCTCGTATTCTGGGACGGCCGAGGCGAGGGAAAGGCTCCGCGATCTCTCGGCGGACTATGCCCAGTTCGAGCGGGAGTTAGAGAGGGCTGGTACTAGCAGCTACTTGAAGGGTACGGAGCAGACCAGTAAGAGGTGCTTGGTGGATGAGCACCTCGAGGTCGTGAGGGCTGCTGCCCAGAGAGTTTTGGCGGAGGCCGGAAAATCCGGCAATTTGAAAGGGACTGCATGGCGGGCCATGAATGAGGCCTGCCATGATATTATTGTGGCGGCTGGGAAAATTGAGGCCCAGTGTGAGGAGTCGGAAGCTGTCCGCATACTCAGAGCGGACAACAAGAGAATGCGGGAGCAGCTTTCGCTCCTCCAACAAGAGACAAAGGCCCTCCGCACAGCCTTTGCCGAACGGGTGACTCCGGCGCCGACAGAGGCCCAAACAGCGGCAAATGCCCCCTCTCTTGAGGACATCAGGGGACTCCTCTCCGAATGGAAGGAGTCCTTTGAGAGGAACATGTTCCTCAAGTTGGGGGGAATGGTAAACGACCGCCTCAAAGAGGCGGAGAAAAGGGGCATCCTGGCCCCGGAGCCCATCGTTCGGCCGCCACTCGCAGCTGACGCGAAGAGGAAGGAGGCCGAAACACTGGCCTCAAAAACAGGGCGAAATTATGCTGGTGCTGTAGCGGGGGCCACCCTCATGCCCCCAGCTCGACCTGGGCCTGCACCCAAAGCTGTCGCAGGCAAAAAGCAGCCCAAACAAGGGACCGTACAGGCCCAGGTACCCATCGAAACACCTGCCGAAGTGCCTCCGCCCCATGAAGGCGAACAGGGGTGGGCCGAGGTGGTTAGGAGGGGGAAAAAGAAGGGGAACAAACCCTCCCCTTCTGCCCAGCAGGAGCCTACCCCTGTGAAGGCCCCCAAGGCGAGCGCACAGCCGCCCAAAAAAGTGAAATTCACCGCACCCAAGACTTCGGCGGTAGTGGTGACCCTCAAGCCGGAATCCAAACTGGATTACCGCACGGTAATATCGAGGGCCACCACTATCGACCTTTCGTCGATTGGGGTGGATCACGTGTCGGCTGTGCGTGGAACGGCAACGGGGGCCCGCATCATCGAGATACCCGGGGCTGACAGTGGGGCTGCGGCGGACAGCCTCGCAGAGAAGCTCCGGGAGGTCATAGGGACTGAGGCGGAGGTCACAAGGCCCTTCAAGGCGGCGCAAATAAGGGTCTCTGGACTCGATGAGGGAGTGACGCCAGAGGCCCTAAAAGAGGCCACAGCGAGGGCGGGAAAATGTCCACCGGGACAGGTCAGGGTGGGAAACATCCGCATAGCGCCGGATATGACGGCGGCGGTAATCATCACCTGCCCTGTGGCGGCTGCCAACGCCCTAATAGACGAGGGGCGCCTTCTTGTCGGTTGGACAGCTGCCAAGGTCAGGGGGCTGGAGGCCCTGCCCATGCGGTGCTACCGGTGCATGGGCATAGGCCACACCAGAGCCCTCTGTCCGTCCCCGGTGGACAGATCGGAGTTATGCCATCGCTGTGGCAAATCTGGGCATACTTCCTCAGAGTGCGGGGCCAGTGAACCCTGGTGTGCGGTGTGTTATGCGCACAAGTTGGCCGCCAAACACACAATGGGCGGCCCATCGTGCAATCCCCCGCGCATGCGGGGCAAACTGGCCCCTCCAAAAAGGGGAGCCTCCGAGGGCACCACGATGGAGCACTAA
- the LOC135309941 gene encoding uncharacterized protein LOC135309941, with translation MSVGGVRDLTLIKKGKYEMASDKNYLPQEGTSFAGESLSASSDVDSLTVSGGGINRHRDASPSQQSVQTDSDNDSDSSLPEALLNEENRGGRGSAPLKRKAPEVSGAMERGPKINTAIRGRPRTPGMRRTQGATEGRKRATVVDEHLGVVRAAANRVLEEADKSGNLKGTVWRAMKESCQQILEAAEKIEAQQVESEAVRILTADNKRMREQLELLQKETKALRTAYSEKAAAPLTSGTGITRTEIQEVLADFKESLERDLFLRLGGMVTDRLKEAEKRGILAPEPIMRPPLTTDKRPNEVERQNHEEERPTTLMSSARPGPAARNTTRRRPQPQEEEPQPGPSQTTEAPLTNQEKEGWATVVKKKKGKRGKGKGHGKNSPPDKLKPTQAQVRTPGVSAKPPPKKMFTPPKSSAVVVTLRPESKMDYKAVMARVTTLKLPSIGVDHVAVRRTATGARIIEIPGAHSAVSADTLAEKLREMVGDEAQISRPYKTAQIKIYGFDESVTQESLKEAAAEAGNCPPGQIRVGAIRTAPDQTGASILTCPVAAANNLIKAGRLLVGWSAAKIKGLEALPMRCFRCMGLGHTRALCPSPVDRSNVCHRCGQTGHMTVECSAKEPWCAVCHAAKLPAGHVMGGKACNPPRTRGKTALATREVSEGRLMEH, from the coding sequence ATGAGTGTAGGAGGAGTCAGGGACCTCACCCTGatcaaaaaaggaaaatatgaaatggCGAGTGACAAAAACTATTTACCCCAGGAGGGTACCAGCTTCGCTGGAGAATCCCTCTCTGCATCTTCGGATGTGGACAGCCTCACCGTATCTGGGGGGGGCATCAACCGCCATAGGGACGCAAGTCCCTCTCAACAATCAGTCCAGACGGACTCTGACAACGACAGCGACTCTAGTCTCCCAGAGGCTTTGCTGAACGAGGAGAACAGAGGTGGCAGGGGTAGTGCTCCCCTGAAAAGGAAAGCACCGGAAGTATCAGGAGCTATGGAACGAGGTCCTAAAATCAACACCGCCATCAGGGGCCGGCCTCGCACACCAGGTATGCGGCGCACACAAGGCGCAACTGAAGGCCGTAAACGCGCCACTGTAGTGGACGAGCACTTGGGGGTGGTCCGGGCTGCTGCCAACAGGGTGCTCGAAGAAGCCGATAAGTCCGGAAACCTCAAAGGGACGGTGTGGCGGGCCATGAAAGAGTCCTGCCAACAAATATTGGAAGCTGCCGAGAAAATCGAGGCCCAACAGGTGGAATCGGAAGCAGTTCGAATACTCACAGCGGACAATAAAAGGATGAGGGAACAGCTAGAACTTCTACAGAAGGAAACAAAGGCGCTCCGTACGGCCTACTCCGAAAAGGCGGCTGCGCCTTTAACCTCAGGGACGGGAATCACAAGGACCGAAATCCAAGAAGTCCTTGCGGACTTTAAGGAATCCTTAGAAAGGGACCTGTTTCTGAGATTGGGGGGCATGGTTACGGATCGGCTTAAGGAGGCTGAAAAAAGGGGCATTCTTGCTCCCGAGCCGATTATGCGCCCGCCCCTTACGACAGATAAGAGGCCAAATGAGGTTGAACGCCAAAACCATGAAGAGGAACGGCCAACAACACTAATGTCATCCGCAAGACCTGGACCAGCGGCGCGAAATACAACCCGTCGCAGGCCACAGCCGCAGGAGGAAGAGCCACAGCCTGGCCCCTCTCAGACAACTGAAGCTCCTCTGACCAACCAGGAGAAGGAAGGATGGGCCACTGtggtgaaaaagaaaaaaggcaAGAGGGGAAAAGGCAAGGGGCACGGAAAAAATTCCCCCCCTGACAAGCTGAAACCCACCCAAGCCCAGGTCCGAACCCCCGGGGTGTCTGCGAAGCCGCCACCTAAGAAAATGTTCACCCCACCAAAGTCGTCGGCGGTGGTGGTAACCCTACGGCCGGAATCCAAAATGGATTACAAAGCAGTTATGGCCAGGGTCACCACCCTTAAGCTACCGTCCATTGGGGTGGACCACGTGGCGGTAAGGAGAACTGCTACCGGGGCTCGCATTATTGAGATCCCCGGAGCTCACAGTGCGGTCTCCGCTGACACCCTGGCCGAAAAATTAAGGGAGATGGTGGGCGATGAAGCCCAAATATCACGGCCATATAAAACggcacaaataaaaatttatggctTCGATGAGTCAGTGACCCAGGAGTCCCTAAAGGAAGCTGCAGCTGAAGCTGGAAACTGTCCACCGGGACAGATAAGGGTTGGCGCTATTCGCACGGCACCTGACCAGACCGGGGCGTCTATTCTAACTTGCCCTGTAGCAGCCGCCAACAATTTGATCAAAGCCGGACGCCTACTGGTCGGATGGTCGGCCGCCAAAATCAAGGGGCTCGAGGCCCTGCCCATGCGATGCTTCCGCTGCATGGGCTTGGGCCACACTAGGGCCCTCTGTCCGTCTCCGGTGGACAGATCCAATGTGTGCCACCGATGCGGCCAAACGGGCCACATGACGGTGGAATGTAGCGCCAAGGAGCCATGGTGTGCCGTGTGCCACGCCGCAAAGCTCCCGGCGGGGCACGTAATGGGGGGAAAGGCCTGCAACCCCCCACGCACCAGGGGTAAGACGGCCCTGGCTACGAGGGAGGTCTCGGAGGGTCGACTAATGGAACATTAA
- the LOC135309939 gene encoding uncharacterized protein LOC135309939: MECSGSEHSAGEETDGSGLAVGQKRMGSLMGSAGSITSLSESVLGNKRLYSEVATGSGTDTEVGVPRAQSVAKRGKARGASHLTRARAEARRSQEEDAEASFSASLGARAFRRGGPPSGGDDDVVVAPIDARDFGAMGADGLMATAVERLGIITSLVGKTAALKGGFNSKIMRASSDIRDIVDTLVARSESDEVRRLKADNGRLQREVAIMKAEVAALRRGFEEARREAAQAARTVQRQAAPVEDELEQRMARLIDGRLAALGLAGCPRSATRPPLAGDNSEVARAARTAIDRASGLGPAPRLEQPVVELEVRAPARPASERRGCKGVGAGGVTEWGPFGPSTSTAVVDECPELPWVEVRGRRGKGKGVGKKSQPKPAERPAAAPTKATATAPKAPPRAAPARAAKLSAPSSSAVILKLQPEAAQKGATYSSALLKAEQAVSLEGLGIGSLRIRPSATGARLIEVSGPSNSDKADALASALKAALSGVADVSRPVKTADFRVTGLNDAATAQRIKAAVAQAGSCTEDQVWVGEIRSDWRGSGSALMRCPVTTAKKLIEAGSLTVGWSRVQLRHLEARPMHCYKCMGKGHTASLCPSQTDRSRLCYRCGEAGHLSASCTAEPRCAVCRDAGKPAGHVMGGRACNPPPIRGKGPSPPPREGRQGEAPVGQMEE; encoded by the coding sequence ATGGAATGTTCAGGGTCTGAACATTCCGCTGGGGAGGAAACCGACGGGAGTGGCCTCGCTGTGGGCCAAAAGAGGATGGGgagcctgatgggaagtgcGGGCTCCATCACCTCGTTGTCGGAGTCGGTGCTGGGCAACAAGCGCCTCTATTCTGAGGTGGCGACTGGTTCCGGCACCGACACTGAGGTCGGTGTGCCACGGGCACAGTCAGTGGCGAAGAGGGGCAAGGCCCGGGGTGCCTCGCACCTGACGAGGGCCCGGGCTGAGGCGAGGAGGAGTCAAGAGGAGGATGCCGAGGCTTCCTTCTCGGCCTCTCTAGGGGCTCGGGCCTTCCGGAGGGGAGGACCCCCGAGTGGTGGGGACGATGATGTGGTGGTGGCCCCCATTGATGCGCGGGACTTTGGGGCCATGGGTGCTGATGGACTCATGGCCACTGCGGTGGAGAGGCTGGGTATAATAACCAGCCTCGTCGGAAAGACTGCCGCCCTCAAGGGGGGCTTCAACTCTAAAATTATGCGGGCCTCCTCGGATATCAGGGATATCGTGGACACCCTGGTGGCGCGCAGCGAGTCGGACGAAGTTCGACGCCTTAAGGCCGATAATGGTCGCCTCCAAAGGGAGGTGGCCATTATGAAGGCTGAGGTCGCTGCGCTCCGCCGGGGGTTCGAGGAGGCTCGCCGTGAGGCTGCTCAGGCTGCGCGGACGGTGCAGCGGCAGGCTGCTCCAGTGGAGGATGAGCTGGAGCAGAGGATGGCCAGATTGATTGATGGCCGTCTGGCAGCGCTAGGACTGGCTGGGTGTCCTCGGAGTGCCACTCGTCCACCTCTGGCAGGTGACAACTCCGAGGTGGCGAGGGCTGCAAGGACGGCCATTGATCGGGCCTCCGGTCTGGGTCCGGCGCCGCGGCTTGAGCAGCCGGTGGTGGAGTTGGAGGTTCGGGCCCCTGCACGCCCGGCCTCTGAGAGGCGGGGTTGTAAGGGGGTAGGTGCTGGGGGAGTGACAGAGTGGGGGCCCTTCGGGCCGTCGACCTCAACAGCTGTGGTCGACGAATGCCCGGAGCTCCCCTGGGTCGAAGTCCGGGGGAGGAGGGGGAAGGGGAAGGGCGTGGGAAAGAAGTCCCAGCCCAAACCTGCGGAGCGACCGGCGGCGGCCCCAACAAAGGCCACTGCAACGGCGCCCAAGGCACCCCCCAGGGCGGCGCCAGCGAGGGCGGCCAAGCTGTCGGCCCCTAGCTCCTCGGCTGTAATTCTCAAGTTACAGCCGGAGGCAGCGCAAAAAGGGGCCACATACAGCTCCGCCCTCCTTAAGGCCGAGCAGGCGGTGAGCCTGGAGGGGCTAGGAATCGGCTCGCTTCGGATTCGCCCGAGTGCGACCGGAGCGAGGCTAATCGAGGTCTCTGGCCCCTCCAACTCAGACAAGGCAGATGCGCTTGCATCGGCCTTGAAGGCGGCCCTTTCCGGCGTCGCGGACGTTTCCAGGCCCGTCAAAACCGCGGACTTCCGCGTGACGGGCCTGAATGATGCGGCAACGGCGCAGCGGATAAAGGCTGCGGTCGCGCAAGCCGGGAGCTGCACGGAGGACCAGGTCTGGGTGGGTGAAATCCGCTCAGACTGGCGGGGCTCTGGCTCTGCCCTGATGCGCTGCCCGGTCACGACGGCTAAAAAGCTGATCGAGGCGGGCAGCCTCACGGTAGGCTGGAGTCGAGTGCAGCTCcggcacctggaggcgcgccccatgcACTGCTACAAGTGCATGGGGAAGGGGCACACCGCATCGCTGTGCCCCTCGCAGACGGACCGCAGCCGGCTCTGCTATAGGTGCGGGGAGGCAGGGCATTTGTCCGCCTCCTGCACAGCGGAGCCCCGCTGCGCGGTATGCCGCGACGCCGGCAAGCCGGCGGGCCACGTGATGGGGGGTAGGGCCTGCAACCCACCCCCGATCCGAGGGAAAGGGCCGTCCCCTCCTCCGCGCGAGGGAAGGCAAGGGGAGGCGCCAGTCGGCCAAATGGAGGAGTGA
- the LOC128679492 gene encoding uncharacterized protein LOC128679492 has translation MNGTQLRDASGRFLKKGPSQGHPNGPSQGHPNGPSQGQSNGPSQGQLKGRSGKRGGKSLVGGEKSSGGKDGSDKERSRSEHEGSRGGSEGEGTVQGRLWNPLGSVGSITSLSESVLGTKRLYSEVASGSGSGSDTEVEWTRPETLSKAKRGKARGASNTTGARAETRRSREEDVEASFSATLGTRAFRRGEHPSGDEGSDVAPIEVRDFSALGAEGLMATAVERLGIITSLVRKTTSLKGGYSAKILRASTDIRDIMDTLVSRSESDEVRRLRADNGRLQREVANMRAEVAALRSGFEEARREANQAARAAEQRSGAPAEKELMERLEASIAKMIDGRLAELKFCLPRMTTRPPLAGDSSEVARATRAAIAEASGLSPALPTDRAEVEGCSGEFIEEGMERGPTTSAAPDGFPKLPGVEDGPTTSAILVDGPPELPWVEVGRRSKGKGKGKKSKPKPEAVPKGAPSTVPKPTVAPKGAPTSVPKESPKAAPVRAAKKLSTPSSSAVILKLQPEAVQNGATYGSALLKAEQEVNLEELGIGSLRIRPSATGARLIEVPGSSSSGKADALASALKVALAGVADVSRPVKTADFRMTGLNDAATVQRIKAAVAQAGSCTEDHVWVGEIRSDWRGSGSALMRCPVTAAKKLVEAGSLRVGWGRVQLRHLEARPMHCYKCMGKGHTAALCPSQTDRSRLCYRCGEAGHLSSSCTAEPRCAVCRDAGKPADHVMGGRSCNPPSTRGKGSSPPPREDRQEAASDGQMEE, from the coding sequence ATGAACGGAACTCAATTGCGGGACGCCTCCGGGCGTTTCCTGAAAAagggcccttctcagggccaccctaacggcccttctcagggccacccaaacggcccttctcagggccaatcaaacggcccttctcagggccaacTAAAGGGAAGGAGTGGAAAGCGTGGGGGGAAGAGTTTGGTGGGGGGAGAGAAAAGTTCGGGCGGGAAGGACGGAAGTGATAAGGAGCGGTCCAGGTCCGAACATGAAGGAAGTCGCGGTGGATCGGAAGGGGAAGGAACGGTCCAAGGAAGGCTGTGGAATCCGCTGGGAAGTGTGGGCTCCATCACCTCGCTGTCCGAATCGGTGCTGGGTACCAAGCGCCTCTACTCAGAGGTAGCGAGTGGGTCCGGATCCGGTTCGGACACGGAGGTTGAGTGGACACGGCCGGAAACATTGTCGAAGGCAAAAAGGGGGAAGGCTCGAGGTGCCTCGAATACGACGGGAGCCCGGGCTGAAACGCGAAGGAGCCGGGAGGAGGATGTGGAGGCCTCGTTCTCAGCCACTCTGGGGACTCGGGCCTTCCGGAGGGGAGAACACCCGAGTGGGGACGAAGGGTCGGATGTGGCCCCCATTGAGGTACGGGACTTCAGTGCCTTGGGTGCTGAGGGACTTATGGCCACCGCGGTGGAGAGGCTGGGAATTATAACCAGCCTCGTCAGAAAGACCACCTCCCTCAAAGGGGGCTACAGTGCAAAAATTTTGCGGGCCTCTACGGACATCAGGGATATTATGGACACCCTGGTGTCGCGTAGTGAGTCGGATGAGGTCCGACGTCTCAGAGCCGATAACGGTCGTCTCCAAAGAGAGGTGGCCAACATGAGGGCAGAGGTCGCTGCGCTCCGCAGTGGGTTTGAGGAGGCCCGCCGAGAGGCCAATCAGGCTGCGCGAGCTGCGGAACAGCGGTCAGGTGCACCTGCGGAGAAAGAGCTGATGGAGAGGCTGGAGGCTTCCATAGCGAAAATGATAGATGGCCGCCTAGCAGAGCTGAAGTTTTGCCTCCCTCGGATGACCACCCGCCCCCCACTGGCGGGTGATAGTTCGGAGGTGGCGAGGGCTACTAGAGCGGCCATTGCGGAGGCCTCCGGCTTAAGTCCGGCGCTGCCGACTGATCGGGCGGAAGTGGAAGGCTGTAGTGGGGAATTTATCGAGGAGGGGATGGAGCGGGGGCCGACGACCTCTGCAGCTCCGGACGGATTCCCGAAGCTTCCTGGAGTTGAGGATGGGCCGACGACCTCGGCAATTCTGGTCGACGGACCCCCGGAGCTCCCCTGGGTTGAGGTTGGGAGGAGGAGCAAAGGGAAGGGAAAGGGCAAAAAGTCCAAGCCCAAGCCCGAGGCGGTACCCAAGGGGGCCCCCTCAACCGTGCCCAAGCCTACGGTGGCGCCCAAGGGGGCGCCTACGTCTGTGCCCAAGGAGTCCCCCAAGGCGGCGCCAGTGAGGGCGGCGAAGAAACTGTCGACCCCTAGCTCCTCGGCTGTAATTCTTAAGTTACAGCCGGAGGCAGTGCAAAATGGGGCCACATACGGTTCCGCCCTCCTCAAGGCCGAGCAAGAGGTGAACCTGGAGGAGTTGGGCATTGGCTCGCTTCGGATTCGCCCGAGTGCGACTGGAGCGAGATTAATTGAGGTCCCCGGCTCCTCTAGCTCAGGCAAGGCGGACGCACTTGCCTCGGCCTTGAAGGTGGCCTTGGCTGGCGTCGCGGATGTCTCCAGACCTGTCAAAACTGCGGACTTCCGCATGACGGGTCTGAACGATGCGGCTACTGTGCAGCGAATAAAAGCTGCGGTTGCACAAGCTGGGAGCTGCACAGAGGATCACGTCTGGGTAGGCGAAATCCGCTCGGACTGGCGGGGCTCTGGCTCTGCCCTGATGCGCTGCCCGGTAACGGCAGCCAAAAAGCTGGTCGAGGCGGGTAGCCTCAGGGTGGGTTGGGGCCGCGTGCAGCTCCGACACttggaggcgcgccccatgcACTGTTACAAGTGCATGGGGAAGGGGCACACTGCAGCGCTGTGTCCCTCGCAGACGGACCGCAGTCGGCTCTGCTACAGATGTGGGGAGGCGGGGCATTTGTCCTCTTCCTGCACCGCGGAGCCCCGCTGCGCAGTTTGCCGCGACGCTGGCAAGCCGGCGGACCATGTGATGGGGGGTAGGTCATGCAATCCCCCGTCAACCAGAGGGAAGGGATCGTCCCCTCCTCCGCGAGAGGATAGACAAGAGGCGGCGTCGGATGGCCAAATGGAGGAGTGA